A window from Urocitellus parryii isolate mUroPar1 chromosome 1, mUroPar1.hap1, whole genome shotgun sequence encodes these proteins:
- the LOC144256835 gene encoding olfactory receptor 2T33-like — MENSTDSTAMNFILLGLFDYTKTHRVLFSLVFMTFITSLVGNILMILLIHTDPRLHTPMYFLLSQLSLMDLMLVSTIIPKMAANYLLNSRSISPAGCFSQIFLLLTLGGGECFLLSAMSYDRYVAICHPLCYHVLMSHKLCSQLVAGSWLLGEIDGLMQASAALSFPYCHSREIDHFFCEAPSLMRLVCADTTVFEFFMYICCILMLLIPLSLIVASYSLILAAVLRMHSAAARKKALTTCSSHLVVVAMFYGTLMVIYMRPRSYHSVGHSKVVSAFYTIFTPVLNPLIYSVRNKDVKGAFRNWLGKTHAM; from the coding sequence ATGGAGAACTCCACTGACTCCACGGCGATGAACTTCATTCTCCTGGGGCTCTTTGACTACACAAAGACCCATCGAGTGCTGTTTTCTCTGGTGTTCATGACCTTCATCACCTCCCTGGTGGGCAACATCCTGATGATCCTGCTCATCCACACAGATCCCAgactccacacccccatgtacttcctgCTCAGCCAGCTCTCCCTCATGGACTTGATGCTGGTCTCCACCATCATCCCCAAAATGGCAGCCAACTACCTGCTGAACTCCAGGTCTATATCTCCTGCTGGCTGTTTTTCCCAGATCTTCTTGTTACTCACTCTGGGAGGGGGAGAGTGCTTCCTCCTGTCAGCCAtgtcctatgaccgctatgtggccatatGCCACCCATTGTGCTACCATGTTCTCATGAGCCACAAGCTGTGTTCCCAACTGGTAGCAGGCTCCTGGCTTTTGGGAGAAATTGATGGGCTGATGCAAGCCAGTGCTGCTCTGAGCTTCCCCTACTGCCACTCCAGGGAGATAgaccacttcttctgtgaggCACCTTCATTGATGCGCCTTGTCTGTGCGGACACCActgtttttgagtttttcatgTACATCTGTTGCATCCTGATGCTCTTGATCCCTCTGTCTCTCATTGTGGCCTCATACAGTCTCATCCTGGCTGCTGTGTtaagaatgcattctgctgcagCCAGAAAGAAAGCCTTAACCACCTGCTCCTCTCATCTGGTTGTGGTAGCGATGTTCTATGGCACCCTCATGGTCATTTACATGAGACCCAGGTCCTACCACTCAGTGGGCCACAGCAAAGTAGTCTCTGCATTTTACACCATCTTTACTCCAGTGCTGAATCCCCTCATCTACAGCGTGAGGAATAAAGATGTCAAGGGGGCCTTCAGAAATTGGCTGGGCAAGACACATGCTATGTGA
- the LOC144256837 gene encoding olfactory receptor 2T8-like has translation MESGNTSSDFILLGLLGHSRAQQVLFGIVLTIAFMALVGNALMILLIQWDLRLHTPMYFLLSQLSLMDAMLISTTVPKMAADYLTGSKSISPAGCGFQVFFLLTLGGGECFLLAAMSYDRYVAICHPLRYPMLMSWPLCLRMTMGSWFLGAADGLMQAVVALSFPFCSRQEIDHFFCEAPTLVRLACADTSVFENVMYFCCVLMLLVPFCLILTSYSLTLAAVLHMRSPEARKKAFATCSSHVAVVGLFYGAAIFIYMRPKSYRSAHHDKVVSAFYSILTPMLNPLIYSLRNSEVKGALRKCVASVNLKNQQPQCTQGDFPSFKLFPGCP, from the exons ATGGAAAGTGGGAACACCAGTTCTGACTTCATTCTCCTAGGTCTCTTGGGCCACTCCAGGGCCCAACA agtactcTTTGGGATAGTTCTGACAATAGCTTTCATGGCTCTAGTGGGCAATGCCCTCATGATTCTCCTGATTCAGTGGGACCTCCGGCTCCATACGCCCATGTACTTCCTCCTGAGCCAACTGTCCCTCATGGATGCCATGCTGATTTCCACCACTGTGCCCAAAATGGCTGCTGACTACTTGACTGGAAGCAAGTCCATCTCCCCTGCTGGCTGTGGCTTCCAGGTCTTCTTCCTTCTCACTCTGGGTGGTGGGGAGTGCTTCCTCTTAGCAGCCAtgtcctatgaccgctatgtggccatatGCCACCCTCTGCGCTATCCCATGCTCATGAGCTGGCCACTGTGTCTGAGGATGACCATGGGGTCCTGGTTCCTGGGAGCAGCTGACGGGCTGATGCAGGCAGTTGTTGCCCTGAGCTTCCCATTTTGCAGCAGGCAAGAGATAGACCATTTCTTCTGTGAGGCCCCTACACTGGTGCGCTTGGCTTGTGCTGACACGTCTGTCTTTGAGAATGTCATGTACTTCTGCTGTGTGTTGATGCTCCTGGtgcccttctgcctcatcctgacCTCCTACAGTCTCACcctggctgctgtcctccacatGCGCTCCCCAGAAGCCCGCAAGAAGgcctttgccacctgctcctcacacGTGGCTGTGGTGGGGCTCTTTTATGGAGCTGCCATTTTTATCTATATGAGACCCAAATCCTACAGGTCAGCTCACCACGATAAGGTGGTGTCAGCCTTCTATAGCATCCTCACCCCTATGCTGAACcccctcatctacagcctgaggaacagcgAAGTCAAGGGGGCCCTGAGAAAGTGTGTGGCCAGTGT GAACTTAAAGAACCAACAACCTCAGTGTACTCAAGGtgattttccttcctttaagTTATTTCCAG GTTGCCCATAG